Genomic DNA from Cloeon dipterum chromosome 3, ieCloDipt1.1, whole genome shotgun sequence:
TGTAGATATTAATCATTTCTTCCTATTATTGCTTTGAAGATTCAATctgataaaatatgaattatgaaATACGGTTGAGAATTTAGGTTAactatttttcgtatttttccaCTCATGGAAAATAACCTCCCTGCGTCTGACAGTGCACATTAATTCACGTCACGTCAGAGTTGTGGTGCATTGCGTCATAATATTCAAATACACGTGTATATACTCATACTCAGTACATTACGCAGGCAAGTAATATTGCAATCATGTCAGTTGCAAGCGACGCTGGTGCTTTTAAGCTGAAGAGGCACTCTCCTGTTGCCTATTTGGAGAAATTGTACGGCTTTCTCGTGTGCCACTCTGAGAGAGTCGAACGCACTCTGGAAAGCAAAATGCCGCAAATccgtttaaaacaaatttgcaagtTTAGCTACGCTCCCAAATCGCTTCGGCACCACCAACGCCCGCAGATTTGGGCGCGCTTTTCCATCGTCCGTGAAATGTGGTTATGATTGctgtttatttctctttgTGTCGAGCGAAATTGCGTTTTCGCTGGCAACGGAGGGTGATTTATTTCCAACCGAACTCGTGATTTCAATTTCCGGTTGCAAAAGGCCCCAATTTTATTCGAAATCGCGCCCAAAGAGTGGTTCTACTTTTCTGGGAAAATGACGAAGACTTGTGCCGCAATTAAGCGACATAGTGCTGAACAAGTGTGCGGTGTGGGGTGTGGGGCGAGCACGCTGAACTTTGGCGCTGCTCCAGCTCCCTTCCGCACATATTTCCACCTGCTTTGACATATTTTCGTCGTCGGTGCCTTCTCGAGACTCGCCTTATGTGCTCGATCTCCAGATTATAGCCTCCGCGCCAAGCTGcgataaatcgatttttgcatACTTTTATTGCGCCGTTCGCACGAGGCGCCCGATCAGGGAGAATTGTTAAACATACTTTAAAGACGGTTTATATATGTCAACGCTGTTAAATTGCATGTTTCCTAACAGTTAGTGCGTCAAGAAACGCTAAAAATTGTGTACAGTcataatacttttaatttctgattCAGCTGTATTTAACATGGCTAACAATGGAATCAGGAACTGTAATACATTGTTCGTCTCTTCTTTAACAGACTATAAAAAGTACATACTGGCAGGAATTTTGATGAAagtattaatttgtaatttgctaaaatcttttatatctatcagcaaaaaaataaaaaaaaccgcAATCTCTTAAAGTCCAAAGATCGATTTACATAACGTGGATTGATGTTGACTCACttttaaagttgaatttaTCGCAGATCGGCAGGGTAACTATTTTGAAGACCCCTTGAAGTGCACGAGTGTCGTTAGGGCAATCATGCAATGCAGGGCACTTTAAAACTGAACACGTTGCGTAACTGTACCGCTTTCGctgctccaaattttttataccgaaaatgtttgcaagattttaaatatcctGGGAAAAATTCTAGTTTTTGAGACAAATGTCTCTTAGCCATGAAATGCATCGGTTTACGTTAACATTTATATGATGAGCCGTAAAACACAAATagacaaattcaaaatagccactTAAAAAGAAATCTCGGTTCCTTTTGCAAAACTCGAGACCCCAGTATAGTAAAAGTATAAACTTATACAAGAATAAAAGAGGCTCTAAACCTTCtgtcgatttttttgttctctctTTAGTCACGAAGATGACCCTGGAAAACAATGCTCTAACTCTGTGTGCTCTAAAAGAAAACATAGCACTACATTCACATAATATGGCTCTTGTATGACACAAGAAATGAGGCTTGGTGGCTCAGATTACCTACAAAGTGAATGAGCAGCACACGCCTTGAGCAAACTGAATTCTTTTATTAGTATTACCTGCTTGTCGGGCGAGCCGGACGTCAAGAGAGAAGAGAAGGTCTTTGTAAACCAACTCGGTAGCGTTATTATACCCAGCAAGAAGCAGCCCTAGTCTCCCCAGGGTGCGGCAAGCGCGCTGGGTCGCAGAACCTTTGCAAATGTCACAAGAACGCCAAGTTTGCTCTTGCCGGACATCCGTAGATTTGTGATTCCCTCGTgcacaagatttttttcttgttttctgtTCCTTCTGTTAAAGGTGGTAGAATCTGTTTTGGCAAGGGTCAGCGTATAACTTTCGTAACTTAATTTGGTCATCCAGTCGCttaacttttttatctttctacTGGAGTCATAATCGATTTACAAAATGGTCATAGTTTTCCTTCGATTAATCACTCGGAATAAATGGATTCTAGTTCGCTCCGGCAATAAATTAGAACTTCTGTTGGAGTAAAGTATGCAACTtactaaatcattttttagcattgaatttatgagaaaaatgaGAGCATTAACTCTTGCGAAACactttattttcttatctGATTGGCTATTGCTACCATCTACGTATCAAATGCTACAGGATAATGGAAATGATAAAAacgcattttcaaaattaatcgttTAATACCAAAGAAAAGCCAACTTTGACAGATAGGATCTTGCGACGAGATAAGTCCTGATGACTATCGTGGGGGGCCGCACGAGCGTTCTTTCGGTTCTTTCAATCCAATACTATCGTCCGCTTAATCAGCCCCTTCGTTCTTTCCAAATTCCGACATTAACGCGCGAGAGGCAATAATTAACCTCCTCCGCCGCCGAATTTCCTCTTCCCCTGCCACCCGTCTAGTAGGCAACCGGGCAGTCGTGACGCAGGTGCGGGTTGCCGCTCTGGCCCCTGTGGCGCTGTAGTCGCAGCTGCCTCCCGCCGATCttgtcggtcggtcggccaTGTTTGTTTATGACGAGTACGCGTGCAGCGAAGACGGAAAGCCGGCGTCTGcgaaatttttgctgatttagGTCAAAAAACTGCCCGAGATGTCGTACAAAGGCCCGCAAAAGGTGCAGAAGGTGATGGTGCAGCCCATCAACCTGATTTTCCGTTACCTGCAAAACAGGTCACGCGTCCAAGTCTGGCTCTATGAAAACATCAACCTCAGGATAGAAGGTGTGTACAAAAcacataaaatgcaaaattttgattgaattcaatcGAAAAAATAACATGGGACCATTAATTAagtagaattttaaaagctcaTCGATGGTCCTTAATAAAAGATTTGATATATTGTATGatcaaatcacatttttatgttaatacataaatatacatGACATTGactaatgatttaattaattttcaggtcaCATCGTTGGCTTTGACGAATACATGAATCTTGTTCTGGACGATGCTGAGGAAGTCAACATTAAGAATAAGGGAAGGAAGACGCTAGGCAGGATAATGCTGAAAGGCGACAACATCACCTTGATCCAGAATGTGA
This window encodes:
- the SmE gene encoding probable small nuclear ribonucleoprotein E translates to MSYKGPQKVQKVMVQPINLIFRYLQNRSRVQVWLYENINLRIEGHIVGFDEYMNLVLDDAEEVNIKNKGRKTLGRIMLKGDNITLIQNVNPAE